The genomic window TTGATCGCGGGAACCCATTCGATCTTTCATCCGGACGGCACCGTGAAGGAAATTGGCTTTGAGGAGTCGATGTCGGTCGAGTTTGGTGTGTTCGGCAACCGGCTCTCGGCTCGGGCGGCCAACTGGGACGAGGATCTGCGAGTGCCAGTCGCGGAGCCGATTGGTTTGGATGATTTCAAGGACGGAGCAAGCAACACCGTTTTGTTTTCGGAGTCGCTGCATGCGATGCCGTGGCATCGTGCGGGCTTCGTCAACGATGTCGATTTGATGTTTGAGCGGCATCCAGACGAAGTGGTGTTTCCGCCGTTGAGTCGATTCACCAATGGGATGGTTTGGCACGGGGTGGACTGGAGCAACGGCAAGCAGCCACGTGAGATTCATTTGATCAACGGCAATCGGTCGCTCACGGAATCGATGCAGATGGATCCTGGCAACGCGACCGACTTGGCCCGGCCGTCGTCGGCTCACACGGACGGTATCAACGTGTCAATGGCGGATGGCGGGACGCGGTATGTTTCGGATTCAATCGATCCGAGAGTCTGGCAAGCCCTGATGACCCCCCGAGGCCGAGAAGAGATCCCCGAAGACGCG from Rhodopirellula halodulae includes these protein-coding regions:
- a CDS encoding DUF1559 domain-containing protein, which produces MKRNRSGLSLLEVVVVLGCALIVFALLIPAVSTPREWPRRNQCSTQLKNFSLAAIQYENARGRFPGWVMDFGNFGWDPETETVLEQLNDPSSAPSGPLERAAEGLVPHRKVGTWAVALLPWLDAQPTYEHWTEDRYPILTRGEGATQEQSGTGFHPLAAPQFAIFQCPSDPNNDGEDNGRSSYIANTGVYFPPSDLIAGTHSIFHPDGTVKEIGFEESMSVEFGVFGNRLSARAANWDEDLRVPVAEPIGLDDFKDGASNTVLFSESLHAMPWHRAGFVNDVDLMFERHPDEVVFPPLSRFTNGMVWHGVDWSNGKQPREIHLINGNRSLTESMQMDPGNATDLARPSSAHTDGINVSMADGGTRYVSDSIDPRVWQALMTPRGREEIPEDALY